Proteins encoded within one genomic window of Sebastes fasciatus isolate fSebFas1 chromosome 18, fSebFas1.pri, whole genome shotgun sequence:
- the gja1b gene encoding gap junction alpha-1 protein, translating to MGDWSALGRLLDKVQAYSTAGGKVWLSVLFIFRILVLGTAVESAWGDEQSAFKCNTQQPGCENVCYDKSFPISHVRFWVLQIIFVSTPTLLYLAHVFYLNRKEQKFNRKEELLKAVQNDGGDVDIPLKKIEMKKLKYGIEEHGKVKMKGALLRTYIVSIFFKSSFEVGFLVIQWYIYGFSLSAVYTCERDPCPHRVDCFLSRPTEKTVFIIFMLVVSLVSLLLNVIELFYVFFKRIKDRVKGKQPQILYPMAGTLSATPKDLSTTKYAYYNGCSSPTAPLSPMSPPGYKLATGERGTGSCRNYNKQANEQNWANYSTEQNRLGQNGGGSTISNSHAQAFDFPDDTQEHKKLSSTAGQELQPLALMDARPCSRASSRMSSRPRPDDLDV from the coding sequence ATGGGTGACTGGAGCGCTCTTGGTCGTCTGCTGGACAAGGTCCAGGCCTACTCTACAGCCGGTGGGAAGGTCTGGCTTTCGGTCCTCTTCATCTTCAGGATCCTGGTCCTGGGTACCGCAGTGGAATCGGCCTGGGGAGACGAGCAGTCGGCATTCAAATGTAACACCCAGCAGCCTGGTTGTGAGAACGTCTGCTATGACAAATCCTTCCCTATCTCCCACGTCCGCTTCTGGGTCCTCCAGATCATCTTTGTGTCGACGCCCACGCTTCTCTACCTGGCTCATGTCTTCTACCTGAACAGGAAGGAGCAGAAATTCAACCGGAAGGAGGAGTTGCTTAAAGCCGTGCAAAACGACGGAGGCGATGTCGACATCCCGCTAAAGAAAATCGAGATGAAAAAGCTAAAGTATGGCATCGAGGAGCACGGCAAGGTGAAGATGAAAGGGGCCCTGCTCAGAACCTACATAGTCAGCATTTTCTTCAAGTCTTCGTTTGAGGTGGGCTTCCTGGTTATCCAGTGGTACATATACGGCTTCAGCCTCTCTGCGGTCTACACCTGTGAGCGGGACCCATGTCCACACAGGGTGGACTGTTTCCTGTCCCGTCCCACAGAGAAGACCGTGTTCATCATCTTCATGCTGGTGGTCTCACTGGTGTCCCTGCTGCTCAACGTCATCGAGCTTTTCTACGTGTTTTTTAAGAGGATCAAAGATCGTGTGAAGGGCAAACAGCCGCAAATACTCTACCCCATGGCAGGCACCTTGAGCGCCACCCCTAAAGATCTGTCCACCACCAAGTACGCCTACTATAACGGCTGTTCCTCCCCGACCGCCCCGCTCTCACCCATGTCCCCCCCAGGCTACAAACTAGCCACAGGGGAGCGGGGAACTGGCTCATGCCGTAATTATAATAAGCAGGCCAATGAGCAGAACTGGGCCAACTACTCCACAGAGCAGAACCGGCTCGGTCAGAATGGTGGAGGAAGCACTATTTCAAACTCCCATGCACAAGCCTTTGACTTCCCAGATGACACCCAGGAGCATAAGAAACTGTCCTCAACAGCAGGACAAGAGCTGCAGCCGCTGGCGCTGATGGACGCCAGGCCCTGTAGCCGGGCCAGCAGCCGGATGAGCAGCCGACCCAGGCCAGACGACCTGGACGTGTAG